cgacattatatgtggcgtatatacaagatgtggtggcatctcatacgctggggtagttaatgtggtagtagtggtggtcaccgcaccatgagtgaccacggccgaccccgccaaccgctgtagcaacccctggatgctgggcactccctgcagtcccagcgactcccacacctgtcccaagtcgtccttcgctgatggcacacctgcggaagcaacagtcgggttaattggaggggcttccccgcgcctggggggcgaaacACCCCCCCAGAGCGggcggaagaccccgagtacagttgtacgtccgggtagcgggcgcctcctccacactcgacggatcgagagaggaaaaggactccgctacccccccgcaggggaaggcgcgaaacgtgggggctggccgggaggcaggaaagaggacgaagtgtccgtcaccaaaggagtcactggactttccgatgacttcttggccggcctaagtctcttcctgccctcgtacagcaccccactgcgcctcggaccagttcatacaaaccacacatggttcgttgcgggagcactctccgCCCCCGGACAACGAGTACAAAACCTCGTGGGGTCCACCTCAACGAATGACCTTGAACCCCCcaacatttacgcccctccagccgggacacactctacgggcgactggagggcgcggtgatatttcaatctcctctaattcactcattgcaatccaatagaattgagaaaaagtacttacaatcactcctgatatacagaaagagaaaacaaatactcaaagttgaagcaaacgacaaagcgggcagagcgatggcgaacacgtccttcccacacacggccgaaagcaaaagtggtttgtttacctcccagtcgcgcggcgcgcgacgatcggacaagcagttaactaccgttctcccttgttcgaagcttacgaccgttccagctgccgctagctacttcctattgttaaaggaccgatggtttgtattacgtatcggaacaaataactaTCGATATGTTGTActgcgaatactttaggctaggctactgaatatgcatacgatatatcatcgtgaacactaggctaactgtaattaattttattcgatttctctccatactgaatatcgtaagtcaatatgcattgaacggagaattagttgatattaacaattatcgtatcgtataagtagaggaaagtaacccttaaagacgaaggagcatatctgaaagaccaaccatggcctaaaaagcCCTTCTGAATGCAAGGAAAGGACCCGTCGAAAGCagggaaaaagcctaaagatgctctaaggacactgtgcctctataaaCAACTactttaatagaaaaccgacccgaagtaagtctgcacttctcttcctaaactaaacactatgtagcctattatccctactcgtctatatctgacctaagtttttatcatcctgagaacttacacatcgagggaaggggaatctgctgccaacactgcctgctccgcgccaggggggacggcggatcctgccctgtgggcttgcggatcccataacccccagcaccggttagggctggttctggaacaggcaggggagctggaaaagaacgattagtaatttcagtatcctattgctcgatctatcctcacttaatcttgacataaaatcggtaacgaGATgatcatactcgatgtcagcctactctcaagtctcttaaagagctcTGTCTCTAAGCCTTTATCTTGAtttacgttagtctcttcctgcctacacttacttcttaatacaagacctttcctacgtttgagataccctaacatctggtccaaagaccactcctgacattccaaacatctggtctttacattataatgaacaggcctacaatttacgcataaggaatgactatcgtgtcatagggtactcatccttttcttgcattgttggcaaagacgatacgttgttgaacttccgctcgtcgttttctgtgatgtcgtggccgagaatgcagtagccgttgtcgtagcttgtgttgtttcttcctttgcagaatcaatgtctgatgacaaggtattaagagcaatccaacagtaatccaaagggatgcgtaattcgtcaccaaaatcaatcaaatcaaaggtgcaaatgaaggccgggcaagaccaaaaaggagttcgctgtggatacatctgtactccaccgcgaacgataagtgattgacgtgagagggcaggtgaccggcccgtgaggcagggctatcagcggtgggctggtaactagtaacgagggtgtttgccaggagattggcaacatgatcgtttattttaaccaaagatttggtaaatttttaataaatgatgttcgggctggtaagtgaccagggcttattcaggtgttcagggggtgtactattgcaatatataatgttatatggaacTCTTAGTTTGAAcctaggaagaaattcctgaggtttgAAACCCTCCTCCCCATGTCATGGTGGCCCCAATAATGAGGGGGATTTTTTCttgatattattaaaataatcaggtataagcatttttagagggtttttttgtttgtttgaactatcaaaataggcagttataagcagttTTAAAGGGGAGtcaagtatttgtggattttagctattcgtggGGGTTGTGGTATGCATTCCCCCCAAATACTGGGTTTCAAatgtttaatatattaataaatgtataCAGGAAAGAAATCTATTGCCCACAAAGAAAAACCATAAGAAATGGGTTTTACAAATGTGAAACCTTGACACGTGATTGAGCAATAAACTGCTTCATAAGCATACACccatttcaataaaaatatttaaagctGACAccattcatttacacacacagacaaaggTGTCATAGATGATTTTTGATGAAACACAGCTGGGAAGTTTATTACGAACATTATTTGTCAATCTATTTGTTTTCCACGTTGTTAGTATGTCAACTTCACTGAAAGCTTATTAAATATTGAGAATCTTACCAAGTAGTAAAATCACTTAATTTGAAATAAAGCACAGTTCTTTTCAAATAAATGAAGTTCCATTACAATTAATGAATTGAAATGCCTACAAAATGCAGTCAATTCAATGTGTACTGCTCTCCAAATAAAAAGTCATTAACTCatgaaaatggtgcaaatataTTATGCTGGTCAAAACTGGGGTCTTTGAGACTGCAGCATCTTAGATGCAGAGAAACAATGTGTCTATTGCCTATTTAAATAACAATACAATGGGAGACAAATACACAGAattttctgttacacctttctctTAACATTTCATTCAGCATACTGGAGATAGCTCTATACTCTTCTTgacacatatctatataaaagACACCTTAATGGTAGTTCATCCAATACAGGTACTTTTTCTGGAGGAATCTTAATGCAACCAACTCATAatcaataagagaaaataaatagtCAGCAAAAAACGTGTCAACTCATCCACTTTTTCATCTTTTAGATGTTTTAGATCTTAACCCCATTCCTTCTCACATTTTTATACTACAGTACatatgtgaaaaaatattttatttttactgaatctgtttagatgttctatatagaATAATATGGGAAGCAcagtttttgtaattattagtACTTAAgaagttatttttgtttgtatggtgtttttacattgcatggaaccagtggatattcagcaatgggactttatgtgacttctgaaccacgttgagagtgaacttctatcaccagaaatacacatctctgactcctcaatggaatgcccaagaactgaactcgcggccaccgaggtggcaggccaagaccaaaccaaccatgccactgagtgCCTTTAAGAAGTTATTAGATTTTGGAAATATGACACACTTGAAAATGTACCAGATCATAAGCCTTATCATGGAATGTGAATTTGTGACTTTTATAAATAGTATGAAAGACTAGTACTGGACTTTTACTATAcacaatttgtttttatttacaggcATTAAAAATCAGACTGTTCCATATTACTCACAGCAGTTTCCAAATAGAGATGATGAGGCAAATAATACATGTGGAAGTGAAGGTGATTAACAGATGCATATGCCGTTAAAGAATTGAAACCAACACGAAAGTCTctgtaaattaataaaacatcaCTAGGAGctgctaaataaatatataagtatatttacacTTGTACTGAATGACTAACAAAACTACACTATATAGAATCTTTGATGATTatcacatataaacatacatcatCTATTTAAAAGTGTTGATAAATAAATTCgaaatttgtaaaagaaaacttctcTGAGTGATACATAAAACAATGTTATTCTGTACTAAACATTATCTGCAATGAGCAGTGAAATAAATTATCCAAAACTGGATTATCTGTTGCATAGCATGTATCACAGAATGGGAGTTACTAATTCACTCATACCTAACAAGTTACTTTCGGTTAGCTTTTCATGGATACATAATTGTCAAAGATTATCTGGTTTTCCTCCCTTCATTACCATCCAACAGATTTTCCACAATTTATGTGGTGGATTAGACTTTTAGTCAAGGAATTATAAGGCAAAGTCAACTGGCTAATAAAAAAACCAGATTATCATCAGCTTTCAGATATTATCCCATTCTGATTATCACTTATTTATGTAGAATTGTACAAATAAAAAAGCATCATTACCATATCAAAAGAGACAAGTTACTTAATTAATGTAATCAAATGAATGACCTTATGTAATTTGCTGCTCTCTTAAATTTTCAGCTTAAAACCCTAAAGGACAGAGTCAAAAGACTACAAACCCCGGAGGGCTCCAAGAGAAAATCAGCCTACTAAGAGacataaataaaggaaaaggtgataaataattaAACTTGATGAAATGGAAACTAAAAATGATACACCTGAATTCAAGAAATATCGGCAAAAAGCAAGAATAAATTTGCGTTCTCTTACACATTTGGAGACTGGATGACTCCACAATTGCACTATGTAAAACTATTCCACAATTTAGCTGCAGCCAAAACAAAACTTGTATCAAagtagtattaaacctgatacTAGAAAAAGATAGACTTTGTATCAGCAGCCTaccagtggcaaaaaaaaactttaagtaaAGAAGAATGCATGTTTGTCGTTGCACTGTAGTATATTTTATGCTCTAAACATATTGAACTCACTCTTTGTCTTCACTATGTCAACATTAAGAGTTGGCAAAGTAAACTTGACAGATGACATAACTCTACCCATGATTTTGAGAAGAAATTTGGCATGTCATCTACCCAAGAGTTTGAGAGGAAATTTGGTACCTGAAGACCGCACTGAAACAGTACtccaaataaagaagaagaaaagagttaATACACTTTGATATGATAGCTCCATTAAAAaaccatatgaaaatatttctgcaaGGTACCAGCTTTTTGAGAAACAGTCTGTATATGTAAATCATAAAGCAAATGCAAGTGTTCTAGATTAAACTAACACTCATACTTAAGAGTTGGGGAGGCTCAGATTCAAGCCCAAAACTACTCCATTTAAGAATAAACTACCCATACAGAATTAAAGATGAAATCTCACATATTTGATGAATCTTTCTTGTTGGAAGTACTTATGGGAAATTAAACTTATTCTTGATTCATCCAAGACAGTGGTACAGAATGCTCTAATCTGGAACCATCAAATTTTCAAAAGCCAGAGCTCAGAGAacactaattttcaaataccaTATGAAGTGAAGACAGGGTTTTAATTGCATTAAACTTTGCTCTTTCATAAGTCCAAGTCTTTCACAGGATTTGCCAGATGCTATGGGTACAGTAACACAATTCACAATTGCTGGTCTGAATgctttaaaaactttaaatatatgcAGTCTCCTACAATTTCAGTATACTGGCAGTCACTTACAATTTCAGTATAAGTATGGTAAGTTTAATAAGACCATCAAGTCATCTTCATAAACTGGCACACAGCTTGTCCAAAGCATTTGGTCTTGAATGTGATGTGAAAATTAGAGAAAGGTAAAGAAAAAGTTGAACACTACTTAAAtaggaagagaacaaagggaagAGATGAACTGTAAAGGCAGAAAGAGATGCAGCTGagacaataaaaagaatatttagtaTAATCAACAGTGAGTGATGCATAGTACAGTATAATGTAAAAATGGTATCCACCTATAACAGATATCTAAGAAGGAACAAACAGtatggatgaaaaataaaaggcaaaaaattatatatctaggGGTAAAAAGGCACTGTCTAGAATTTTAATCATCATTACAATGAAAGTATAAGAAGAAGAATGATAAGAAAGTAATAGTTAAAGTTATATGTGGTTTATATAAAAGAACTTAGGTGATCATGTTTACTATTTAAATATGAAAGTTACCAGAAAATTATGAACTTGATATTTTTCTCTACTTCATTgctagaaattttaaaaaatcagcttTGTAACAATCCAAGATGGGGTGACTGACATGCAGCTTGAAAAAGCAATAAATTATCTAACTCATAATAACAGAAATTAACTACAGTACTGTTATTAAAGTACTAAATATGGATACATACAAGATGAAAAtatgaccactcttcacccgatctatgcatgtgttgccagatatcacaagattccttgctttcatctgatttttaaccggatccagctaagcgctagaaattatcctgttgttaagactgaaggtttgttcacaTATGAACAATATTACGTATATTTCATTATGCTTTGAAGTTACTGAATTAGCTTTATTTACAAACATATCTACTTAACTATACAGTAGTTTTGTAAGTCATCCTCCTAAATATTCCTTATCAAACCCTGATCTCACTTACACATTACCtaataaatacaacaaaatactcaACAATTATTTTTACTATAAACAATTAACAATGACACCTGCCAAAAATTTAAATTACTACTTGCAACCTTTCTTAATTTTAACCGGATCCAACTAGCACTAGAGGTATTTTCCTCATACATATGAAAAGACCTAAAGGTTTGTTCTGTATCTGAACAAAATTAAACTACTTACGAGGACTGAGCCAAAAGAACAGTATGCAGAGCTAATGTCAACCCTTCATCCTCTGTAACCTGAGGCCGAAGCTGATCAAGATAAGGTACTATCAAGCTATGGCTGAAACAAATCGGAGCTGCATTGATAATCAAGCTCCCATGTAAACAGTTTTCATGTTCACACTTTTCTGACTGAAGATCctgttaaaaaagtaaaataataatatgtacgCAAGTGTAAATCAGCTACGTATATCAGATAAATTAAAAAGCTTGCAACCATTTACTAAATCTATATCTAACAATGGAGctaaaattatgaatgaatgcatgaatctttggtcacacacacacaatgtatattgAGTTATCATTTTCTATTATAACAGAGAAATATATTCAGGTACAAATTTCCAATGTTACATGAGGCAAAGTGCTACAATCCTAAGATTCAGCATCTTACCTTGATGCATGTCTCACAGTACTGCATCTCCACTAAAACTTCCTGTGGCTTTATTTTGGTAAAATTAAATCTCTTTGGGTCACAAGGCTCTTGAATTTTGCGAAAGTCTTCTGGCCGTCTCCTTAATTTTGAACGATTTGCATTTAGCTGCAATTAAATAAAGCTCAC
The sequence above is drawn from the Macrobrachium nipponense isolate FS-2020 chromosome 32, ASM1510439v2, whole genome shotgun sequence genome and encodes:
- the LOC135207392 gene encoding GDP-D-glucose phosphorylase 1-like, producing MLNANRSKLRRRPEDFRKIQEPCDPKRFNFTKIKPQEVLVEMQYCETCIKDLQSEKCEHENCLHGSLIINAAPICFSHSLIVPYLDQLRPQVTEDEGLTLALHTVLLAQSSDFRVGFNSLTAYASVNHLHFHMYYLPHHLYLETAVSNMEQSDF